Below is a genomic region from Billgrantia tianxiuensis.
CCCCTGGGATTCCGTCGCCGGCACGCGCTGCACGCGGTGTGCGCCCGACTCGAACTTGAGCCGGGCATAGACGCCCTCACCCTTCACTCGCGTGATGATCTCCTTGTAGCCGCCCTGCTCGCCATGGCTGGCGCTGATCACCTCGACCTTCCAGCCCTGTTTCTCGGCATAACGGGAATACATGCGGAACAGGTCGCCGGCAAACAGCGCGGCCTCGTCACCGCCGGTGCCGGCACGGATCTCGAGAAAGACGTTGCGGCCGTCGTCCGGGTCGCGCGGCACCAGCAAGCGCTTGAGTCGAACCTCCAGCTCCTCCAGGCGTTCGCGTCCCTCGCTCAGCTCCAGTTGCGCCAGTTCGCGCATCTCGGCATCGCTGTCGCCGGCCAGCAGCTCGGCGTCCTCCAGGTCACTCTCGGTCGCCCGGTAGTCGCGCCAGGCCTCGACCAGGGATTCGAGTTCGGCGTATTCGCGGGAATAGTCGCGGAAGCGAGGCTGATCGCTAATCACCTCGGGCTCCGCCAGCAGGGCGGCGAGCTCCTCGAAGCGTTCGACGAAGCCATCGAGACGCTGGCGCAGGGTCGCTTTCATGGCGTGTCCTGTCAGGGTTTCGTTGATGTGGGGTTGAGCAGCAGCGCCTCGGCGGCGTTGAGCAGGTCACGTCGCTCGCTACCCGACGCCTCGCGCAGCGCCACCGTGGGTCGATGCAGCAGGCGGTTGGTCAGTTGGTGTGCCATCAGCCGAATCACTTCCTCGGGGTCCTCCCCACGTGCCAGCCTGGCCAGTGCCTGGCGCTCCGACAGCTCGCGCAGATCGGCTGCCTGGTCGCGATAACGGCGAATCAATTCCCCGCTGCTGCGGATACGCCGCTCGTGCAACCAGACGTGAACGCCATGCTCGATCAGAGCCTCGGCCTGATCGGCGGCCGCCTGGCGATGGCGACGGTTCTCCTGGATCACCTCGTTGAGGTCGTCGACGGTGTATAGAAAGATGTCGTCCAGGTCGCCGACTTCGGGTTCGATGTCCCTCGGCACGGCAATATCGACCATGAAGATCGGCCGGTGACGCCGCTTCTTCAGCGCCCGCTCCGCCATACCCTTGCCCAGGATCGGCAGCGGCGCGGCGGTCGAGGAAATGACGATGTCCGCGCGGGACAGGGCATCGGGAATCTCGTCGAGCGAGATCGCCTCGGCATTGAACTCGCCGGCCAGCAGCTCGGCGCGCTCCCGCGTCCGATTGGCCACGATCATGTTGCGCACGCCCGCCTCGCGCAGGTGGCGGGCGACCAACTCGATGGTCTCACCGGCGCCGATCAACAGTGCCCGTGAACGGCTGAAATCATCGAAGATGCGACTGGCCAGGCTGACCGCCGCATAAGCCACCGAGACCGGGTTCTGACCGATGCCGGTGCGTGTCCGCACCTGCTTGGCCACCGCAAAGGTATGCTGAAAGAGCAGCTCCAGCTCACCGCCCAGCCCACTCGCCTGGCGCGCCGACTGGTAAGCTTCCTTGAGCTGGCCGAGTATCTGCGGTTCGCCTAGTACCATGGAGTCCAGCCCCACGGCGACGCGCATCAGGTGCCGGGCGGCATCGTTGTCCAGGTAATGATAGGCACAGGGGGTAAGCTCCTCGAGCTGCAGCCCATGGAAGTGGCTCAACCAGTCGAGGATGAGACGCTCGCCGGCCGGCTCGGTAACGCAATAGAGCTCGGTGCGGTTACAGGTCGAGAGCACCGCCGCTTCATGCACCTGGGGGATATGGCGCAGCTCGGTCAGCGCCGACTCCAACTGAGCGGGGGTGAAGGCGACCCGCTCGCGCACCGCGACGGTGGCCGTCCTGTGGTTGATTCCAAGGGCAAGAAGCGTCATGCGTTAAGCGTCTTCGGAAAAGTCGGCCGGCGGCACCGTAAATGAAAAAACGTCTCTGCGGCGCTGCATTCTATCACAGCCTTTCGAACTCGGCGCCAGGCGCAGCAACCCGGCAATTGACGCACGACAAGGCGCGGCTCATTCGCCAACCGCGCATTGCGATGCAGCGATCCCTTTGCCCATGGGCCGCTAGCCGGTATGCTGGCACCTCGGGATACCGGATGAGATACGCATGCCCTCGACGCTGATACGCTCTTCTCGCCAAGGACTGGCAGTGCTTGGTCTAACCGTCTTGCTGAGCGGTTGCCAAGGCCTGGCCTCCTCCCCCTTCGGCACGCCTCAAGAAGACCCTCTGGCCTCGGCACCCCCCATCGAGCGTGGGCTGGATGCAGAGGGCCTCTCCACGCTGTTGAGCGCCGAGATGGCAGGACAGCGCGGCGACTATCGCCGTGCCACGCTGGGCTACCTGGCCATGGCCGAGCGTTACCGCGCCCCGCAACTGGCGGAGCGCGGCACGCTGGCGGCGCGCTTCAGCAACGACGTACTGCTGCTCGAACAAGCGGTCAGCACCTGGCATGAGCTCGACCCCGCCGCCGAGGCACCGCTGCGCCTCCTCTCAGGCCTGGCACTGCAGCGCGGCGACTGGCCGACGGCACTCGATCGGCGCCTGACACTGGTCGAGCAGGGGCTGCACGGCGAGCTGGCGCTGTTCGCCGAACTCGCCCTGGAATCCGGCACCGACCCACTTCCCCTGCGCGAGCGTCTGCGCGAGCACCTCGAGCGCGCCGGTGCCGACGCGCATCCTCATCGCTACGATGCCGTGCTGGCCATGGCGATTCTCGAGGCCGCCACCGGTCAGCGCCAGCAGGCCGAACGACGCCTGGACCTACTCGCCCGCGACCACTCGGAACTGCCCGCCCTGTGGCTGACCCGCGCCCAACTGGCGCTGGAAGCCGACAGTCCGCGCCAGGCCCGCGAGGCCGCGCGCCGCGGCCTCGAGATATCTCCCGGCGATCCCCGCTTCCTGCTGCTGATGGCGCAAGCCGAGCTGATGCTGGGCAACGTCGCCGCAGCGGAGGAGCACACCTCCACCCTGCTGGACGAGCACGTCGGCAATCAGGAGCTACGCATTTCACTGGCCCGCCTCTACCTCGAGGACAATCACCTGGATGCGGCTCGCCGCCTGCTGCTGCCACTGGTCAGCAGCGACGAGCCACCTCCCGCGGCTTTCTACCTGATGGGCCTCATCGCCGAGGAAGAGGGCGAGATCGACAATGCCCTTCTTTATTACCGTCAGGTATCCCCCGGCAGTGACTTCCTGCGTGCGCGACTGCGGGCAGCGCAGATGCTGATCGAGGACGACCGCCTGCTCGATGCCCGCGCCTTCCTGCGCATCGAGCGCCTGCGCCACGAATCGCGCTTCAGCGAGCTGGTTGCCCTCGAGGTGGAACTGCTCGACGAGGCCGGGCTGCATGCCGAAGCCAATGCCCTGCTCAACCGTGAACTCTCGCGCACGCCCAACGACGAGCCGCTGCTCTACCTGCGCGCCATGCGTGCCTGGGAGCAAGGTGACATCGATGCCATGGAGCGGGATCTTGGCCGCATTATCGAGACCAACCCGGACAACGCCTCGGCCCTGAATGCGCTGGGCTACACCCTGGCGGACCTCAACCAGGAAGAGCGACTGGACGAAGCCCGCGAGCTGATCGAGCGCGCTCACGCCCTCGAACCGGGCAGCCCCGCGATCATGGATAGCCTGGGCTGGGTCTATTACCGCCAGGGCGATCCGGAACGCGCCTTGCCCTGGCTCGAACGGGCCTATGCCAGCATGCCCGACCAGGAGATCGCCGCCCATCTCGCCGAGGTTCTCTGGGCACTCGGACGGCATGAGGATGCCCGTCGCGTGGTGGAGCAAACCCTGCTCCGCTACGATGAACATCCCCTGATCGATGAACTCCTCGAGCGCATTCCCGAACTGGCGCCCACATCATCCACAGTCAACGAGACGACGCCATGAGACGCCCCACTCTCGCGATACGCTGGTTTGCCATGAGCCTCGCCCTTGCCCTGCTGGCCGGTTGCGCCACGCCAGGCACGACACCGGACGGCGGACGCTCGGCCGACCAATGGCAAGCCCAGCAGGAACGCCTGGAGGCGCTGGATACCTGGATCCTGATCGGCAAGGCCGGGTTGCGCACCTCCCGGGAAACGACCAGCGCCAACCTCGACTGGAGTCAGCACCCACATTATTACCGCATGCTGATCAGCGGCCCCTTCGGCAGCGGCCGCAACCTGCTCGAAGGGCGCGAGGGACGCTTCACCCTGACCAACGCCGAGGGCCGCTTCGAAGCTCCCTCTCCCGAATCCCTGATGCAGCAGCAGTTGGGCTGGTCGCTGCCGGTCAGCTCGCTGTCCGACTGGATTCGCGGCCTGCCTGCCGACCACAGCGACTACCGTCTCGAACGCGACGAGCGCGGCTTTCCCCAGCAGCTCGAACAGGATGGCTGGCAGATCGTCTATCGCGACTGGGCCCAGGTCGAATCGCTGTGGCTACCGCGACGCCTGAGCATGGAATACGACGACCTCAGCGTCACGCTGGTGGTCACCGAGTGGCGACCCGTCATTGACGACTGAGCCGCAAGCAAGCGCACCGAGCCATCCGTCGATGAACGCACTCACGCTGCCGGCGCCGGCCAAGCTCAATCGCCTGCTGCATATCGTCGGCCGCCGAGCGAACGGTTATCACGAGCTGCAGACGCTGTTCCAGTTTCTCGACCATGGCGACGAGCTGCGCTTTCAGTTGCGGCAGGATGGCGAGATCCACCTGACGCCCGGCCTGCCGGGCGTGCCCGACAGCGACAACCTGATCGTGCGGGCAGCCCGGCTGTTGCAGGCGGTAAGCGGCTGCCCCCTGGGCGCCGACATTCAACTGACCAAACGCCTGCCCATGGGCGGCGGCCTTGGCGGCGGCAGCAGCAACGCCGCCACCGCGCTGCTTGGCCTCGACCGCTTGTGGCGTCTCGACCTCCCGCTCGACCACCTGGCCGAACTCGGCCTGCAGCTCGGGGCCGATGTGCCGGTGTTCGTTCACGGCCAGGCCGCCTGGGCCGAAGGTGTCGGCGAGAAGCTCACACCGGTGGCACTCGACACCCCCTGGTTCGTGGTCGTGCACCCTGGCATCGAGGTCGCCACCGCCGCCGTGTTCAGGGCGCCGCAATTGACACGTGACACTGCCCCGATTACCATGGCGCGCGCACTGCAGGGGGAGCGCCCAGCTGGCACAACGACTGCGAACCGACGGTCAGGTCACTCTATCCGCCTGTCGCCGAAGCACTCGACTGGCTTGGTAGCCGGGCACCCGCCATGCTGACGGGAACCGGAGCCTGTGTCTTCGCCTGGTTCGATTCAAGAGCCGAAGCGAAGCGTCTATTGGCCGACCTGCCGGACCGCTATACTGCTTTCACGGCCCGCGGCCTGAACCTCTCCCCGCTACATGCTGCTCTAGGTCGATGAACATGTCGCCATTCAGCGCGCGGTCCGATCACCGCGCTGACGGTAAAGCCTCATCGCCTGCGGAGCTCCCCAATACTGCATAGGTGGACGCGCGTGTCAAAATTGATGGTTTTTGCCGGGAATGCCAACCCCGAGCTCGCCCAGAAGATCGCCGAGAGTCTCGATACTCGTATGGGTAATGCCACGGTCGGGCAGTTCAGCGATGGTGAGATCGCGGTCGAGATCAACGAGAACGTTCGCGGCAAGGACGTATTCATTCTGCAGTCCACCTGCGCGCCGACCAACGACAACCTGATGGAACTGATCCTGATGGTGGACGCCCTGCGGCGCGCCTCGGCCACCCGTATCACCGCCGTGGTGCCCTACTTCGGCTACGCGCGTCAGGACCGGCGGGTACGCTCCGCCCGAGTCCCGATCTCCGCCAAGGTAGTGGCCGACATGATGGTCAAGGCCGGCGTCGATCGTGTCATGACCATGGACCTGCACGCCGACCAGATCCAGGGCTTCTTCGACGTGCCGGTGGATAACGTCTACGGCTCGCCGATTCTGCTCGATGACATCGAGCGCCAGAACTACGACGATCTGGTGGTGGTATCGCCCGACGTAGGCGGCGTGGTGCGCGCTCGCGCCATTGCCAAGCAGCTCAACGCCGACCTCGCCATCATCGACAAGCGGCGTCCCCAGGCCAACCAGGCCCAGGTGATGCACATCATCGGCGAGATCGAGAACCGCACCTGCGTGGTGGTGGACGACATGATCGATACCGCCGGCACCCTGTGCAAGGCCGGCGATGCTCTGAAGGACCACGGCGCGCGGCGCGTGGTAGCCTATGCCACCCACCCGATCCTGTCGGGCCCGGCGGTGGAGAACATCACCGGCTCGGTACTCGACGAGGTGGTGGTGACCGATACCATACCGCTGTCCGACGTTGCCCGTCGCAGCGGCAAGATTCGTCAGCTCAGCGTGGCGGGCCTGATCGCCGAGGCGATCCGCCGCGTCAGCAACGAGGAATCCGTCAGCGCCATGTTCCACTGAGACACTCAGCAGCTCTCAGCAAAACAGGCGCCGGAGTAGCGCCCCCACGGGGGCTTTCGGGAAGCGTAGCGATCAGGTCGCGGGTCGCACGCCTCCCTTACATTCAGCAAGAGGCAATACCATGTCCGATTTCACACTCAATGCCAGCGTTCGTAACGACCTGGGGAAAGGTGCGAGCCGCCGCCTGCGTCGTTCGAACCTCCAGGTGCCGGCCATCGTTTACGGTGGCGAGAAGGCTCCGCAGCCGATCTCCGTCGAGAAAGCCGCGTTCTACAAGGCCATCGAGGACGAGTCCTTCTTCTCCTCCGTGCTCAACCTGGTCATCGACGGCAAGAGCGAGCAGGTGGTGGTGCGTGACCTGCAGCGTCATCCGTACAAGCCGCTGATCACTCACGCCGACTTCATGCGCGTGGACGCCACCCACGAGATCACCATCAACGTGCCGCTGCACGTGGTGGGTGAGGAGAAGTCCAAGGGCATCAAGGACCAGGGTGGCGAACTGCACGTGCTCTCCAACGAGGTCCAGATCAGCTGCCTGCCGAAGGACCTGCCCGACTTCCTCGAAGTCGACATCAGCAACGTCGAGATGGGCACCACCCTGCACCTCTCTGATCTCAAGCTGCCAGCCGGCGTCACCCTGGTCGAGCTGACTCACGGTGCGGATCACGACAACGCCGTACTGAGCATCACCAAGCCCAAGGGCCGCAGCGAGGCTGACGAAGGCGAAGGTGAAGGTGAAGGCGAGGAAGGCGAAGGCAGCGCCGAGTAAGCTGCCCCGCAGGGGTCGCCCAAGCGGGCGGCC
It encodes:
- the prfA gene encoding peptide chain release factor 1 → MKATLRQRLDGFVERFEELAALLAEPEVISDQPRFRDYSREYAELESLVEAWRDYRATESDLEDAELLAGDSDAEMRELAQLELSEGRERLEELEVRLKRLLVPRDPDDGRNVFLEIRAGTGGDEAALFAGDLFRMYSRYAEKQGWKVEVISASHGEQGGYKEIITRVKGEGVYARLKFESGAHRVQRVPATESQGRIHTSACTVAVMPEADEVGDVDINPADLRVDTFRSSGAGGQHVNTTDSAIRITHLPSGVVVECQEERSQHKNRAKAMSLLAARLKQSAVESHQRERADTRRSLVGSGDRSERIRTYNFPQGRLTDHRINLTLYKLGEVLAGELDEVLDPLVHEHQAEQLAALQQEA
- the hemA gene encoding glutamyl-tRNA reductase, translated to MTLLALGINHRTATVAVRERVAFTPAQLESALTELRHIPQVHEAAVLSTCNRTELYCVTEPAGERLILDWLSHFHGLQLEELTPCAYHYLDNDAARHLMRVAVGLDSMVLGEPQILGQLKEAYQSARQASGLGGELELLFQHTFAVAKQVRTRTGIGQNPVSVAYAAVSLASRIFDDFSRSRALLIGAGETIELVARHLREAGVRNMIVANRTRERAELLAGEFNAEAISLDEIPDALSRADIVISSTAAPLPILGKGMAERALKKRRHRPIFMVDIAVPRDIEPEVGDLDDIFLYTVDDLNEVIQENRRHRQAAADQAEALIEHGVHVWLHERRIRSSGELIRRYRDQAADLRELSERQALARLARGEDPEEVIRLMAHQLTNRLLHRPTVALREASGSERRDLLNAAEALLLNPTSTKP
- a CDS encoding tetratricopeptide repeat protein, with translation MPSTLIRSSRQGLAVLGLTVLLSGCQGLASSPFGTPQEDPLASAPPIERGLDAEGLSTLLSAEMAGQRGDYRRATLGYLAMAERYRAPQLAERGTLAARFSNDVLLLEQAVSTWHELDPAAEAPLRLLSGLALQRGDWPTALDRRLTLVEQGLHGELALFAELALESGTDPLPLRERLREHLERAGADAHPHRYDAVLAMAILEAATGQRQQAERRLDLLARDHSELPALWLTRAQLALEADSPRQAREAARRGLEISPGDPRFLLLMAQAELMLGNVAAAEEHTSTLLDEHVGNQELRISLARLYLEDNHLDAARRLLLPLVSSDEPPPAAFYLMGLIAEEEGEIDNALLYYRQVSPGSDFLRARLRAAQMLIEDDRLLDARAFLRIERLRHESRFSELVALEVELLDEAGLHAEANALLNRELSRTPNDEPLLYLRAMRAWEQGDIDAMERDLGRIIETNPDNASALNALGYTLADLNQEERLDEARELIERAHALEPGSPAIMDSLGWVYYRQGDPERALPWLERAYASMPDQEIAAHLAEVLWALGRHEDARRVVEQTLLRYDEHPLIDELLERIPELAPTSSTVNETTP
- the lolB gene encoding lipoprotein insertase outer membrane protein LolB, coding for MRRPTLAIRWFAMSLALALLAGCATPGTTPDGGRSADQWQAQQERLEALDTWILIGKAGLRTSRETTSANLDWSQHPHYYRMLISGPFGSGRNLLEGREGRFTLTNAEGRFEAPSPESLMQQQLGWSLPVSSLSDWIRGLPADHSDYRLERDERGFPQQLEQDGWQIVYRDWAQVESLWLPRRLSMEYDDLSVTLVVTEWRPVIDD
- a CDS encoding ribose-phosphate pyrophosphokinase, yielding MSKLMVFAGNANPELAQKIAESLDTRMGNATVGQFSDGEIAVEINENVRGKDVFILQSTCAPTNDNLMELILMVDALRRASATRITAVVPYFGYARQDRRVRSARVPISAKVVADMMVKAGVDRVMTMDLHADQIQGFFDVPVDNVYGSPILLDDIERQNYDDLVVVSPDVGGVVRARAIAKQLNADLAIIDKRRPQANQAQVMHIIGEIENRTCVVVDDMIDTAGTLCKAGDALKDHGARRVVAYATHPILSGPAVENITGSVLDEVVVTDTIPLSDVARRSGKIRQLSVAGLIAEAIRRVSNEESVSAMFH
- a CDS encoding 50S ribosomal protein L25/general stress protein Ctc yields the protein MSDFTLNASVRNDLGKGASRRLRRSNLQVPAIVYGGEKAPQPISVEKAAFYKAIEDESFFSSVLNLVIDGKSEQVVVRDLQRHPYKPLITHADFMRVDATHEITINVPLHVVGEEKSKGIKDQGGELHVLSNEVQISCLPKDLPDFLEVDISNVEMGTTLHLSDLKLPAGVTLVELTHGADHDNAVLSITKPKGRSEADEGEGEGEGEEGEGSAE